A region from the Aegilops tauschii subsp. strangulata cultivar AL8/78 chromosome 5, Aet v6.0, whole genome shotgun sequence genome encodes:
- the LOC109774120 gene encoding uncharacterized protein isoform X1 produces the protein MARCGVEVIASRGCSRLILPGMQPSSASAASSSVSASRSAAAARRPPDGPFAGLVVCVTGLSKEARSQVKEAAERLGGEYSGSLHPKCTHLVVQISLPSSVFLFFSKSSTVYACFSKSRLPVYRKKIFRLPCLCFLNTQHSFAGRKFEHALKHGPRNGLFVVTLGWFVDCVRRNMRLDESLYSIKNIGENGLLLGESNRLVGLPVNEKSCLPPMIFQDKACSDTTHKRQLQAHREEPEDDVFVFTNDTIYIDPGISGEMKKKISDAATSEDAKLLDHWFIGCHATYVVCEDASVKRYVGHSDNIVTPFWILKTVKEKNLQRLVHLSSDLARHVAVVLENFHTSRENTKLGSVPSLNSSELPTQGEIDETHQERQKFVEAAKKDIRDRRVRRMQSCEVPIHPLTPVTLLDSICWTISEPVSSASIYMDSSWSEDADEQQSTTYFDADGDGKDRDQSADNLSRPLRESERSEVIFKNHFFTILFPLDRFGELGPSSRTFFSNGGFTREQVLDHIYNFYQENMSTDEINVALHTDSRHADRLRSLYASAECAERGFVVAFKRIDFLGSRRSFEALKRLSRENNSNVYELVIRA, from the exons ATGGCGCGTTGCGGCGTGGAGGTGATCGCCAGCAGGGGCTGCTCCAGGCTGATCCTCCCCGGGATGCAGCCCTCCTCggcctccgccgcctcctcctccgtctCGGCCTCCCGCTCCGCCGCGGCCGCCCGGCGCCCGCCCGACGGCCCCTTCGCCGGCCTGGTCGTCTGCGTCACGGGGCTGTCCAAAG AGGCGAGGAGTCAGGTGAAGGAGGCCGCTGAGAGGCTGGGAGGCGAGTACAGCGGCAGCTTGCACCCCAAATGCACTCACCTCGTGGTGCAGATATCCTTGCCATCGTCTGTTTTTCTGTTCTTTTCCAAATCATCCACTGTTTATGCTTGTTTCTCAAAATCCAGGTTACCAGTTTATCGGAAAAAAATATTCAGGCTGCCATGCTTGTGCTTCCTTAACACGCAGCACAGCTTCGCCGGCCGCAAGTTTGAGCACGCTCTCAAGCATGGTCCCAGGAATGGCCTTTTTGTTGTCACGCTGGGCTGGTTTGTCGATTGTGTTCGAAGGAACA tgaggctggatgAATCCTTGTACAGTatcaagaacattggggagaacGGTCTGCTGCTCGGGGAATCCAACCGGCTTGTTGGACTGCCTGTCAATGAGAAGTCATGCCTTCCACCAATGATTTTTCAAGACAAAGCATGCTCAGACACAACACATAAGCGCCAGCTTCAGGCTCATAGAGAAGAACCTGAAGATGATGTGTTCGTTTTTACGAATGACACAATCTACATTGACCCTGGGATATCTGGTGAGATGAAGAAGAAG ATATCGGATGCTGCTACGAGTGAAGATGCAAAATTATTGGACCACTGGTTTATTGGTTGTCATGCCACATATGTTGTGTGTGAGGATGCTTCTGTCAAGAGATATGTTGGTCACTCAGATAACATTGTAACA CCGTTTTGGATCTTGAAAACAGTGAAGGAAAAGAACTTGCAGCGCCTGGTCCATTTGTCTTCAGACCTAGCTAGACATGTCGCAGTGGTTCTCGAAAATTTCCACACATCTCGAGAG AATACGAAACTTGGGAGTGTTCCTTCTCTTAACTCCAGCGAGCTGCCAACCCAAGGGGAGATAGATGAGACTCATCAGGAAAGGCAAAAATTTGTCGAGGCAGCGAAAAAGGATATTCGAGACCGTCGTGTTCGCCGTATGCAG TCATGTGAAGTACCAATCCATCCGCTCACACCTGTCACACTTCTGGATTCAATCTGCTGGACAATATCTGAGCCGGTTTCATCTGCAAGTATTTATATGGATTCTTCATGGTCTGAAGATGCCGATGAGCAGCAAAGCACTACTTATTTTGATGCAGATGGGGATGGAAAGGATCGAGACCAGTCAGCTGATAATTTGTCTCGCCCGCTAAGAGAAAG TGAGAGAAGCGAGGTGATTTTTAAGAACCATTTCTTTACCATACTCTTCCCTCTCGATCGTTTTGGCGAGCTTGGACCTTCTTCGAGGACATTCTTCAGCAATGGTGGCTTCACACGCGAACAAGTGTTGGATCACATCTATAATTTCTACCAg GAGAATATGTCAACCGACGAGATAAATGTAGCCCTGCACACGGATTCACGGCATGCCGATCGACTTCGTTCCCTGTACGCAAGCGCTGAATGCGCAGAACGAGGCTTTGTAGTAGCATTCAAAAGAATAGATTTTTTGGGAAGCCGGAGAAGTTTCGAGGCACTAAAGCGCCTTAGCAGAGAGAACAATAGCAATGTATATGAGCTTGTGATTAGGGCATGA
- the LOC109774118 gene encoding uncharacterized protein, with protein MSRHPLLLLLLVPLVASIAQPLPSNTSAGTGSTTAVLLSFVAALPPAAQRVLRPTWLRRHRTGGNSSSPFAISRRHHHRHCAFLGVTCSAAGAVTAINLSSTGLSGALAASAPRLCALPALAALDLSRNNLTGAVPAALAACSAVTTLVLAFNLLAGAVPAELLSSRRLRTIDLNNNALTGEIPAAPSGSSLLVYLDLSANSLSGAIPPGLAALPELTYLDLSSNNLSGPVPEFSAPCGLLYLSLFSNQLAGELPRSLAHCGNLTVLYLPNNNISGEVPDFFASMPNLQKLYLGNNAFTGDLPASIGELLNLEELVVSSNWFTGSVPHIIGQCQSLTLLYLNGNCFTGSIPPSIGNLSLLQMFSVADNSLAGRIPPEIGSCRGLVELELQNNSLSGTIPPEIAELSLLQKLYLFNNMLHGPVPPALWQLTNMVELYLSNNSLSGEIHPDITRMSNLREITLYSNNFTGELPQALGLNTTPGILRVDLTGNRFHGAVPPGLCTGGQLAILDLGYNRFHGRFPSEIARCQSLYRINLNNNRISGSLPADLATNRGLSYIDMSDNRLEGGIPSVIGSWSNLTMIDLSRNSFSGPIPRELGALSNLVTLRVSSNTLSGLIPHELGNCKRLVCLDLGNNLLNGSLPAEIAALGSLQSLLLGGNKLTGAVPDSFAATQALLEVQLGDNLFEGAIPHSLSNLQYISKTLNMSSNRLSGQIPSSLGNLQDLEVLDLSKNSLSGPIPPQLSNMISLLAVNVSFNELSGQLPAGWVKLAARSPEGFSGNPQLCVQSDIAPCSNKNQSLKNRTRNARIIVALLLPTLAIIAASIFLLHHVAKRSSRRRSARRVSIRSMDSTEELPEDLTYEDILRATDNWSERYVIGRGRHGTVYRTQSKLGREWAVKTVDLSHGKFPVEMKILNTVRHRNVVRMAGYHIRGGAGLILYEYMPEGTLFELLHGRKPQVALDWTARHQIALGLAQGLSYLHQDCVPMIVHRDVKSSNVLMDADMVPKLADFGMGKIVGDEDADATVSVIVGTLGYIAPEHGYSTRLTEKSDVYSYGVVLLELLCRKMAVDPAFGDGVDIVTWMRSNLKQADRRPAAMSCLDEEIVYWPADEQAKALDLLDLAISCTQAACQSRPSMRGVVNTLVRMDM; from the exons ATGTCGCGCCACCCCTTACTCTTGCTCCTGCTCGTCCCTCTGGTCGCCTCCATTGCGCAGCCCCTTCCGTCGAACACCTCCGCCGGCACCGGCTCCACCACGGCCGTTCTGCTCTCCTTCGTCGCCGCGCTTCCCCCGGCCGCCCAGCGCGTCCTCCGCCCGACATGGCTGCGGCGCCACCGGACCGGCGGCAACTCGTCCTCCCCCTTCGCCATCTCCCGGCGCCACCACCACCGTCACTGCGCGTTTCTTGGCGTCACGtgctccgccgccggcgccgtgaCCGCGATCAACCTCTCCAGCACGGGGCTCTCCGGCGCGCTCGCGGCGTCCGCGCCGCGCCTCTGCGCGCTCCCGGCGCTCGCGGCGCTCGACCTCAGCCGGAACAACCTCACGGGCGCCGTTCCCGCCGCGCTCGCCGCGTGCTCCGCCGTCACCACGCTCGTCCTCGCCTTCAACCTCCTCGCGGGCGCCGTCCCCGCGGAGCTCCTCTCCTCGCGCCGTCTCCGGACGATCGACCTCAACAACAACGCGCTCACCGGGGAGATCCCCGCCGCTCCCTCCGGCTCCTCGCTCCTCGTGTACCTCGACCTCAGCGCCAACTCACTCTCCGGCGCCATCCCGCCGGGGCTCGCCGCGCTCCCGGAGCTCACCTACCTGGACCTGAGCAGCAACAACCTGTCCGGCCCAGTGCCGGAGTTCTCAGCTCCGTGCGGGCTCCTCTACCTCAGCCTCTTCTCCAACCAGCTCGCCGGTGAGCTCCCCCGCAGCCTCGCGCACTGCGGCAACCTCACCGTCCTGTATCTGCCCAACAACAACATCAGCGGCGAGGTGCCCGACTTCTTCGCCTCCATGCCAAACTTGCAGAAACTGTACCTTGGCAACAACGCGTTCACCGGCGACTTGCCGGCAAGCATCGGTGAGCTTTTGAACCTGGAAGAATTGGTGGTGTCGAGTAACTGGTTCACAGGCTCCGTCCCACATATAATCGGGCAGTGCCAGTCCTTGACACTGCTCTACTTGAACGGCAACTGCTTCACCGGCTCAATCCCACCATCCATCGGCAATCTGAGCCTATTGCAGATGTTCTCCGTCGCGGACAACAGCCTCGCCGGGAGAATCCCACCGGAAATCGGGAGCTGCCGGGGACTGGTGGAGCTTGAGCTCCAGAACAACAGCCTCTCCGGCACGATACCGCCGGAGATCGCCGAGCTCAGCCTGCTGCAGAAGCTGTATCTATTCAACAACATGCTCCATGGCCCAGTTCCTCCAGCACTGTGGCAACTGACCAACATGGTGGAGCTGTACCTCAGCAACAACAGCCTAAGTGGCGAGATACATCCAGACATCACTCGCATGAGCAACCTGAGAGAGATCACCTTGTACAGCAACAACTTCACCGGCGAGCTGCCGCAAGCCCTGGGGCTCAACACCACGCCGGGGATCCTCCGTGTCGACCTCACCGGCAACCGCTTCCACGGCGCGGTTCCTCCTGGCCTGTGCACCGGAGGCCAGCTCGCCATCCTTGATCTTGGATACAACCGATTCCATGGAAGATTTCCCAGCGAGATTGCTAGATGCCAGTCTCTGTACAGGATCAACCTGAACAACAACAGGATCAGTGGGAGCTTACCTGCAGACCTGGCCACGAACAGAGGGCTGTCGTACATCGACATGAGCGACAACCGTCTTGAAGGGGGGATACCAAGCGTGATCGGTTCATGGAGCAACCTCACCATGATCGACCTCTCGCGCAACAGCTTCTCCGGTCCAATACCCCGCGAGCTCGGCGCTCTGAGCAACCTTGTAACCCTGCGAGTGTCGTCGAACACGTTGAGTGGATTGATACCACATGAACTAGGAAACTGCAAACGGCTTGTCTGCTTAGACCTTGGAAACAACCTTCTGAATGGAAGTTTGCCGGCAGAGATCGCAGCTCTTGGCAGCCTGCAAAGCCTCCTGCTCGGCGGCAACAAGCTCACCGGGGCAGTACCGGATTCCTTCGCAGCGACACAGGCCCTCCTTGAGGTGCAGCTTGGTGACAATCTTTTCGAAGGAGCCATCCCACACAGCTTGAGCAATCTTCAGTACATCTCTAAAACCCTGAACATGAGCAGCAACAGACTGAGCGGCCAGATCCCAAGCAGCCTCGGCAACCTTCAGGACCTGGAAGTGCTGGACCTGTCCAAGAACTCGTTGTCCGGCCCGATCCCGCCGCAGCTGAGCAACATGATCTCCCTTCTGGCCGTGAACGTGTCGTTCAACGAGCTGTCCGGCCAGCTCCCTGCCGGCTGGGTGAAGCTGGCAGCACGGTCCCCTGAGGGGTTCTCAGGGAACCCTCAGCTGTGCGTTCAGTCTGACATTGCACCTTGCTCCAACAAGAACCAGTCTCTGAAAAACAGAACCAGAAATGCACGGATCATCGTGGCATTGCTGCTTCCAACCCTTGCCATCATCGCTGCCAGCATCTTCCTCCTCCACCACGTCGCGAAGAGGTCGTCGCGGCGCCGATCGGCCCGGCGCGTCTCGATCCGCAGCATGGACTCGACGGAGGAGCTGCCGGAGGACCTGACCTACGAGGACATCCTCCGGGCCACCGACAACTGGAGCGAGAGGTACGTGATCGGGCGAGGCCGGCACGGCACGGTGTACCGCACGCAGAGCAAGCTCGGGAGGGAGTGGGCGGTGAAGACGGTGGACCTGTCCCACGGCAAGTTCCCAGTGGAGATGAAGATCCTCAACACGGTGAGGCACCGGAACGTCGTCAGGATGGCCGGGTACCACATCCGCGGCGGCGCCGGGCTGATCCTCTACGAGTACATGCCGGAGGGGACGCTCTTCGAGCTGCTGCACGGGAGGAAGCCTCAGGTGGCCCTCGACTGGACTGCCCGGCACCAGATCGCCCTTGGTCTGGCCCAGGGCCTCTCCTACCTGCACCAGGACTGCGTGCCCATGATCGTCCACAGGGACGTCAAGTCGAGCAACGTGCTGATGGACGCCGACATGGTGCCCAAGCTCGCCGACTTCGGCATGGGGAAGATCGTCGGCGACGAGGACGCGGACGCCACGGTTTCCGTCATCGTTGGCACCCTCGGCTACATCGCTCCAG AGCATGGATACTCCACGAGGTTAACCGAGAAGAGCGACGTGTACAGCTACGGGGTGGTGCTGCTCGAGCTCCTGTGCAGGAAGATGGCTGTGGATCCTGCGTTCGGAGACGGCGTTGACATTGTGACATGGATGAGGTCGAACCTGAAGCAGGCAGATCGTCGCCCCGCCGCCATGAGCTGCCTGGATGAGGAGATTGTCTACTGGCCTGCAGATGAGCAGGCCAAGGCACTGGACTTGCTTGATCTAGCCATTTCCTGCACGCAGGCGGCTTGCCAGTCAAGGCCTTCCATGAGAGGTGTGGTGAACACCTTGGTGAGAATGGATATGTAA
- the LOC109774120 gene encoding uncharacterized protein isoform X2, producing the protein MARCGVEVIASRGCSRLILPGMQPSSASAASSSVSASRSAAAARRPPDGPFAGLVVCVTGLSKEARSQVKEAAERLGGEYSGSLHPKCTHLVVQSFAGRKFEHALKHGPRNGLFVVTLGWFVDCVRRNMRLDESLYSIKNIGENGLLLGESNRLVGLPVNEKSCLPPMIFQDKACSDTTHKRQLQAHREEPEDDVFVFTNDTIYIDPGISGEMKKKISDAATSEDAKLLDHWFIGCHATYVVCEDASVKRYVGHSDNIVTPFWILKTVKEKNLQRLVHLSSDLARHVAVVLENFHTSRENTKLGSVPSLNSSELPTQGEIDETHQERQKFVEAAKKDIRDRRVRRMQSCEVPIHPLTPVTLLDSICWTISEPVSSASIYMDSSWSEDADEQQSTTYFDADGDGKDRDQSADNLSRPLRESERSEVIFKNHFFTILFPLDRFGELGPSSRTFFSNGGFTREQVLDHIYNFYQENMSTDEINVALHTDSRHADRLRSLYASAECAERGFVVAFKRIDFLGSRRSFEALKRLSRENNSNVYELVIRA; encoded by the exons ATGGCGCGTTGCGGCGTGGAGGTGATCGCCAGCAGGGGCTGCTCCAGGCTGATCCTCCCCGGGATGCAGCCCTCCTCggcctccgccgcctcctcctccgtctCGGCCTCCCGCTCCGCCGCGGCCGCCCGGCGCCCGCCCGACGGCCCCTTCGCCGGCCTGGTCGTCTGCGTCACGGGGCTGTCCAAAG AGGCGAGGAGTCAGGTGAAGGAGGCCGCTGAGAGGCTGGGAGGCGAGTACAGCGGCAGCTTGCACCCCAAATGCACTCACCTCGTGGTGCAGA GCTTCGCCGGCCGCAAGTTTGAGCACGCTCTCAAGCATGGTCCCAGGAATGGCCTTTTTGTTGTCACGCTGGGCTGGTTTGTCGATTGTGTTCGAAGGAACA tgaggctggatgAATCCTTGTACAGTatcaagaacattggggagaacGGTCTGCTGCTCGGGGAATCCAACCGGCTTGTTGGACTGCCTGTCAATGAGAAGTCATGCCTTCCACCAATGATTTTTCAAGACAAAGCATGCTCAGACACAACACATAAGCGCCAGCTTCAGGCTCATAGAGAAGAACCTGAAGATGATGTGTTCGTTTTTACGAATGACACAATCTACATTGACCCTGGGATATCTGGTGAGATGAAGAAGAAG ATATCGGATGCTGCTACGAGTGAAGATGCAAAATTATTGGACCACTGGTTTATTGGTTGTCATGCCACATATGTTGTGTGTGAGGATGCTTCTGTCAAGAGATATGTTGGTCACTCAGATAACATTGTAACA CCGTTTTGGATCTTGAAAACAGTGAAGGAAAAGAACTTGCAGCGCCTGGTCCATTTGTCTTCAGACCTAGCTAGACATGTCGCAGTGGTTCTCGAAAATTTCCACACATCTCGAGAG AATACGAAACTTGGGAGTGTTCCTTCTCTTAACTCCAGCGAGCTGCCAACCCAAGGGGAGATAGATGAGACTCATCAGGAAAGGCAAAAATTTGTCGAGGCAGCGAAAAAGGATATTCGAGACCGTCGTGTTCGCCGTATGCAG TCATGTGAAGTACCAATCCATCCGCTCACACCTGTCACACTTCTGGATTCAATCTGCTGGACAATATCTGAGCCGGTTTCATCTGCAAGTATTTATATGGATTCTTCATGGTCTGAAGATGCCGATGAGCAGCAAAGCACTACTTATTTTGATGCAGATGGGGATGGAAAGGATCGAGACCAGTCAGCTGATAATTTGTCTCGCCCGCTAAGAGAAAG TGAGAGAAGCGAGGTGATTTTTAAGAACCATTTCTTTACCATACTCTTCCCTCTCGATCGTTTTGGCGAGCTTGGACCTTCTTCGAGGACATTCTTCAGCAATGGTGGCTTCACACGCGAACAAGTGTTGGATCACATCTATAATTTCTACCAg GAGAATATGTCAACCGACGAGATAAATGTAGCCCTGCACACGGATTCACGGCATGCCGATCGACTTCGTTCCCTGTACGCAAGCGCTGAATGCGCAGAACGAGGCTTTGTAGTAGCATTCAAAAGAATAGATTTTTTGGGAAGCCGGAGAAGTTTCGAGGCACTAAAGCGCCTTAGCAGAGAGAACAATAGCAATGTATATGAGCTTGTGATTAGGGCATGA